From Halobacteriovorax sp. GB3, a single genomic window includes:
- the pepN gene encoding aminopeptidase N codes for MKGNTPNEVLLSDYKTLDYKIVDVYLTFDLDNTATKVKAVMKVIPSYEGDVQPPLILDGEELKLESVKVNGESFSSYKEENDTLILENLPTTEFTLETDVEINPEANKALDGLYKSGGIFCTQNEAQGFRRITYFLDRPDNLAKFTTKMIADKAEYPVLLSNGNPLEEGDLENGKHFAVWEDPFFKPCYLYALVAGDLALVQDSYTTGSGRKIDLRVYVDKGNEGKCDHAMESLKKSMKWDEDRFGLEYDLDIYMIVAVDSFNMGAMENKGLNIFNSAYVLADQASATDKDFYGIESVIGHEYFHNWTGNRVTCRDWFQLTLKEGLTVYRDQEFSADMNSRVVDRIDNVKRLRAAQFSEDAGPNAHPIKPKSYIEINNFYTATIYEKGAEVIRMYETLLGRDGFRKGMDKYFELFDGQAVTTEDFLHSMSVANNNYDFSQFKLWYDQAGTPVVKALFNYDEANKEFTITFKQSVPNTPGQEDKKAMLIPMKLGLLGENGKDLKLELKNNSSQTRLSEGLLLLTKEEESFTFVNVDSKPTPSLNRNFSAPIVLETENTREDLAFLLANDSDDFNRYEAGQELATQILCDLVESKKKGEQLVCDPVFVKAYGELLKDENLDDMFKALALSLPEAGSIHQRQSTIDYAATDAAINFVRCTLATEYRTQLEFTYEQKSGATEFSITPEAMGQRALKGKVLSLLMEIGTDDIVEIVKKEYDEATNMTDELTMLTLLAHNDTKYTDEALSSFYAKWKDQTLVFQKWLAVQATIPSDKAYDLLSVLENDEKYDKTVPNIVRSLVAMFGRNYLQFNHESGRGYKYFADKILELDKQNPQIASRFATLFKDYSRLPENLKGLCKVELERISSKSDLSKNVFEIVSKTLATK; via the coding sequence ATGAAAGGTAATACTCCGAATGAAGTTTTATTAAGCGACTATAAAACTCTGGATTACAAAATTGTTGATGTTTATTTAACGTTTGATCTCGATAATACGGCCACAAAAGTTAAGGCCGTAATGAAAGTTATTCCTTCTTATGAAGGAGATGTTCAACCTCCTCTTATTCTTGATGGTGAAGAGCTAAAACTTGAATCTGTAAAAGTAAATGGTGAAAGCTTTTCAAGCTACAAAGAGGAAAACGATACTCTTATATTAGAAAATCTACCGACAACAGAATTTACGTTAGAAACAGATGTTGAAATTAACCCTGAAGCAAATAAGGCCCTTGATGGTCTTTACAAGTCAGGAGGTATTTTCTGTACACAAAACGAAGCGCAAGGATTTAGAAGAATTACTTATTTCCTTGATCGCCCAGATAACTTAGCTAAATTCACAACGAAAATGATTGCAGATAAGGCCGAATATCCAGTTCTTCTTTCAAATGGTAATCCACTTGAAGAGGGTGATCTGGAGAACGGTAAACATTTTGCTGTATGGGAAGACCCATTTTTCAAACCTTGTTACCTTTACGCACTCGTTGCTGGAGATCTTGCCCTCGTTCAAGACTCTTACACAACAGGATCGGGAAGAAAGATTGATCTTCGCGTCTACGTTGATAAAGGAAACGAAGGTAAATGTGACCACGCCATGGAAAGTCTTAAAAAGTCTATGAAGTGGGATGAGGATCGCTTTGGTTTAGAGTATGATCTTGATATTTATATGATCGTTGCCGTTGATTCATTCAATATGGGAGCGATGGAAAATAAAGGTCTCAATATCTTTAACTCTGCTTATGTTCTTGCTGACCAAGCTTCTGCAACAGATAAAGACTTCTACGGCATTGAATCAGTTATAGGACATGAATACTTTCACAACTGGACAGGAAACCGTGTTACTTGTCGTGATTGGTTCCAACTGACTCTTAAGGAAGGTCTAACTGTCTATCGTGATCAAGAGTTTTCGGCCGACATGAACTCTCGTGTCGTCGATAGAATCGATAACGTTAAAAGACTAAGAGCTGCTCAGTTCTCTGAAGACGCAGGTCCAAATGCTCACCCAATTAAGCCTAAGTCTTATATTGAAATTAATAACTTCTACACTGCAACTATTTATGAAAAAGGTGCAGAGGTTATCCGTATGTATGAAACTCTTCTTGGGCGTGATGGTTTTAGAAAGGGGATGGATAAGTATTTTGAACTCTTCGATGGACAAGCCGTTACAACAGAGGACTTCCTCCATTCAATGAGTGTTGCTAACAATAATTATGACTTCTCTCAATTTAAACTTTGGTATGACCAAGCGGGAACTCCTGTTGTTAAAGCTCTTTTCAATTACGATGAAGCAAATAAAGAATTTACTATTACATTTAAGCAATCAGTTCCTAATACTCCTGGTCAAGAAGATAAAAAAGCAATGCTTATTCCTATGAAGCTAGGACTTCTAGGGGAAAATGGAAAAGATCTTAAACTAGAACTTAAAAACAACTCTTCACAGACTAGACTTTCTGAAGGACTGCTTCTTCTTACAAAAGAAGAAGAGAGTTTTACATTTGTTAATGTTGATTCAAAACCAACACCTTCTTTAAATAGAAACTTCTCTGCACCAATTGTTCTTGAGACTGAAAATACGAGAGAAGATCTCGCTTTCCTACTTGCCAATGATTCAGATGACTTTAATCGATATGAGGCAGGACAAGAGCTTGCAACTCAAATTCTATGTGATCTTGTAGAATCTAAGAAAAAGGGTGAGCAACTTGTTTGTGATCCTGTCTTTGTTAAGGCCTATGGCGAGTTATTAAAAGATGAAAATCTTGATGATATGTTTAAGGCGCTGGCCCTTTCACTTCCTGAGGCGGGTTCAATTCACCAAAGACAATCGACAATTGATTACGCGGCAACTGATGCGGCCATTAATTTTGTTAGATGTACACTTGCAACAGAATATAGAACTCAGCTTGAGTTTACTTACGAGCAAAAAAGTGGTGCTACTGAATTTTCAATTACACCAGAAGCTATGGGACAGAGAGCTCTTAAAGGGAAAGTCCTGTCACTTCTAATGGAAATTGGAACTGATGATATCGTTGAAATCGTAAAGAAAGAGTATGATGAAGCAACAAATATGACAGATGAGTTAACAATGCTTACTCTTCTTGCTCACAACGATACAAAGTACACTGATGAAGCTCTGAGTTCATTCTATGCTAAGTGGAAAGATCAAACTCTTGTGTTTCAAAAGTGGTTAGCCGTACAGGCAACGATTCCATCAGACAAGGCCTATGATCTACTGTCTGTTCTTGAGAATGATGAGAAATACGATAAAACTGTTCCAAATATTGTGCGCTCACTTGTTGCTATGTTTGGAAGAAATTATCTCCAATTCAACCATGAGTCGGGAAGAGGATATAAGTATTTCGCTGATAAAATTTTAGAACTTGATAAGCAAAACCCACAAATTGCATCACGTTTTGCGACACTTTTCAAAGACTACTCACGTCTACCTGAGAACCTAAAGGGGCTTTGTAAAGTTGAATTAGAGCGTATCTCTTCTAAGTCAGATCTTTCTAAAAACGTTTTTGAAATTGTTTCGAAGACGCTTGCGACTAAATAG
- a CDS encoding PilZ domain-containing protein, whose protein sequence is MSDANKKHYFTTIKIDEADSFFKRAVEEKKIVSLWLKGQSQDDVEEYDLISYNDSDHTLIIEKRGGFLSKLTGSDLLYKEIFFRINFETINIFSYSTLKKTEDGKLIIRVMNDVYKSQKRSNYRLQANRHIKIQLKINGQVYDALDISAGGTSFMIDDVEKETYSKQSVHTNCRLRLNRYQFDIPQCKVMGVWEGTHPDGTLTGKIKLGIAFIDLPERIEEDLFREINGEARAEEIRKKLES, encoded by the coding sequence GTGAGTGATGCGAACAAGAAACATTACTTTACAACAATAAAAATTGACGAAGCTGATAGCTTTTTCAAAAGGGCCGTAGAAGAAAAGAAAATTGTTTCCCTATGGTTGAAAGGCCAAAGTCAGGATGATGTAGAAGAGTACGATCTCATTTCTTATAACGATAGTGATCACACTTTAATTATTGAAAAAAGAGGTGGATTTCTCTCAAAGTTAACAGGCTCAGACCTCCTCTACAAAGAGATCTTTTTTCGTATAAACTTTGAAACCATTAACATCTTTTCCTACTCAACACTTAAAAAAACGGAAGATGGAAAACTCATTATTCGAGTCATGAATGATGTTTATAAAAGTCAAAAAAGATCGAACTACAGACTACAGGCCAATCGCCATATAAAGATTCAATTAAAAATTAATGGTCAAGTCTACGATGCTCTAGATATCTCTGCTGGTGGTACTAGCTTCATGATCGATGACGTTGAAAAAGAAACCTATTCAAAACAGTCAGTTCATACCAATTGTCGCTTGAGACTCAATCGTTATCAATTTGATATACCTCAATGTAAAGTTATGGGTGTTTGGGAAGGAACTCATCCCGATGGAACACTCACTGGAAAAATCAAACTTGGAATCGCTTTTATCGATCTTCCTGAAAGAATAGAAGAAGACCTCTTTCGCGAAATCAATGGTGAAGCAAGAGCTGAAGAAATTAGAAAAAAGCTTGAAAGCTAA
- a CDS encoding methyl-accepting chemotaxis protein, protein MKKLSLNTKVLILALVPFIVFNLISLTSSYVSTKDALIKEKKFLLEDVILTAESVLQAYVNEVKEGRLTEKEAKGLAANYLRTLRYGRDKDDYLWVQDFEPRMIFHPKSSLEGKSLVEFKDKGGKLFFNEMVDVVKKQDHGYVDYLWTDKKDPKKHVPKLSFVKAFKPWGWILGTGIYIEDVNEYIFNLMAKFIGFSILGMVVMAFIISFAIKKGVSAPLLLIANKLKQTAVEVTKGSNETLETSKQLNNSTQNQASSLQETVASIDEISAMINRNSDSAQMSRQTSSESQSAAEDGKATVDDMLQSIREITDTNSHVMNKMEESNRQIEEILNVIKEIDDKTKVINDIVFQTKLLSFNASVEAARAGESGKGFAVVAEEVGNLASMSGKASEEIRSLIDQSIKRVEDIVSGTTSMVEGLIKEGTATVEKGTSKAQDCKMALDGILRNVMSVNEKVGEIAIACGEQATGVDEITKAMRLLDQVTHENTQAAQQTSSNAEQLRKQAENLDGVVVNVIELVNGSKAA, encoded by the coding sequence ATGAAAAAGCTAAGCCTTAATACCAAGGTTCTTATCCTAGCTCTTGTTCCTTTTATCGTCTTTAATTTGATATCTCTAACGAGCTCATATGTATCGACAAAGGACGCTTTGATTAAAGAAAAGAAGTTCCTTTTAGAAGATGTCATTTTAACTGCTGAAAGTGTTCTACAGGCCTATGTTAATGAAGTAAAAGAGGGAAGATTAACTGAGAAAGAGGCCAAGGGGCTCGCTGCAAATTATCTAAGAACACTGCGCTATGGTCGCGATAAGGATGATTATCTTTGGGTTCAGGATTTTGAGCCAAGAATGATCTTTCACCCAAAGAGCTCTCTCGAAGGAAAGAGTCTTGTTGAATTTAAAGATAAGGGTGGAAAACTCTTTTTTAACGAGATGGTTGATGTCGTAAAAAAACAAGACCATGGTTATGTCGATTACCTGTGGACTGATAAAAAAGATCCTAAAAAACATGTTCCAAAACTGTCTTTTGTTAAAGCATTTAAGCCATGGGGATGGATTTTAGGAACAGGAATTTATATTGAAGATGTTAACGAATATATTTTCAATCTCATGGCCAAGTTTATTGGATTTTCAATTCTTGGAATGGTTGTGATGGCCTTTATTATTAGCTTCGCTATTAAAAAAGGAGTTTCAGCACCACTTCTTCTTATTGCTAATAAACTCAAGCAAACGGCCGTTGAAGTTACTAAAGGCTCTAATGAAACACTAGAAACTTCAAAACAATTAAATAACTCAACTCAAAACCAAGCTTCATCGCTACAAGAAACGGTGGCCTCGATTGATGAAATTTCGGCCATGATTAATAGAAATAGTGATTCAGCTCAGATGTCTAGACAAACCAGTAGCGAAAGTCAAAGTGCTGCTGAAGATGGAAAGGCGACAGTTGATGATATGTTGCAATCAATTCGAGAAATTACCGATACCAACTCTCACGTCATGAATAAGATGGAAGAGTCAAATAGACAAATCGAAGAGATTCTAAATGTTATTAAAGAAATTGATGATAAGACGAAAGTCATTAATGACATTGTTTTTCAAACAAAACTTCTCTCATTCAATGCCTCTGTTGAAGCCGCTCGTGCTGGAGAGTCAGGAAAGGGATTTGCCGTTGTTGCTGAAGAAGTCGGAAACTTAGCTTCTATGAGTGGTAAGGCATCTGAAGAGATTCGAAGCCTCATTGATCAAAGTATTAAGCGTGTTGAAGATATTGTCTCTGGAACAACATCTATGGTTGAGGGACTGATTAAAGAAGGAACTGCAACTGTTGAAAAAGGAACTTCTAAGGCCCAAGACTGTAAGATGGCCCTGGATGGAATTCTAAGAAATGTTATGAGTGTTAATGAAAAGGTTGGAGAAATTGCCATTGCTTGTGGTGAGCAGGCAACAGGTGTTGATGAGATTACAAAGGCCATGAGACTTTTAGATCAAGTGACTCATGAAAATACTCAGGCCGCTCAGCAGACCTCTTCAAATGCGGAACAATTAAGAAAACAAGCGGAGAATCTCGATGGCGTTGTCGTCAATGTTATTGAGCTTGTAAACGGATCTAAAGCTGCCTAG
- a CDS encoding carbonic anhydrase, with translation MDKLFKGIMKFKKQDFEKHKELFKKLGRKQEPHTLFIGCADSRVVPSMITNTFPGELFIIRNVANIVPPYRDTEEWVSTTSGIEYAVKALNVENIVVCGHSNCGGCAAMNAPVESLDEVPHVRRWLEVSKEVRGRVDRLMTGDSEEEREWLTEQVNILVQMRNLLTFPYIKERYERGEIKIYGWHYIIETGDIYNYNDSEDEFQLFDPASL, from the coding sequence ATGGATAAACTTTTTAAAGGGATTATGAAGTTTAAGAAACAAGATTTTGAAAAGCATAAAGAGCTTTTTAAAAAACTTGGAAGAAAGCAAGAGCCGCACACTCTTTTTATCGGTTGTGCCGATTCACGAGTTGTGCCAAGTATGATCACAAATACCTTTCCAGGTGAACTGTTCATCATTAGGAATGTTGCTAATATCGTACCTCCTTATCGTGATACAGAGGAATGGGTATCAACGACTTCTGGAATTGAATACGCCGTAAAAGCACTTAATGTCGAAAATATCGTTGTCTGTGGTCACTCTAATTGCGGTGGGTGTGCTGCGATGAATGCTCCTGTTGAATCACTTGATGAGGTGCCTCACGTAAGAAGATGGCTTGAAGTTTCTAAAGAAGTACGAGGGCGTGTTGATCGCTTGATGACAGGGGATTCAGAAGAAGAGCGCGAATGGCTAACTGAGCAGGTCAACATTCTGGTACAAATGAGAAACCTTCTGACGTTTCCCTATATCAAGGAGCGTTATGAAAGAGGTGAAATCAAAATTTATGGTTGGCACTATATTATCGAAACGGGTGATATTTATAATTATAACGACTCTGAAGATGAGTTTCAGTTGTTTGATCCCGCCTCATTGTAA
- a CDS encoding alpha-ketoacid dehydrogenase subunit alpha/beta: protein MAKKVKPTKHYTLKKTSKDTLQNWYELLSLGRMIDDRAPNYLKQAIGWSYHAPYAGHDGIQLAIGQTFEKETDHLFPYYRDMLTALASGLSAEELILNGISKATDLASGGRHMSNHFAKPEWNIHNVSSCTGNHPLHAVGVARAMNRYDHKGVAFSSQGESSVSEGYVYEAINGASREKLPVVFVFQDNGYGISVPKCDQTANEFVADNFMGFLNLHIIHCDGKDIFDSMNAMKTAREIALEKSEPVIVHAHCVRIGSHSNSDKHELYRDEKEREDVKKQDPLVAFRKTLIKEGIFTEAELDEIDAAKKKELLEAHTLAMKAPNPTPESIYDFVFAPAHEPQTYVDGTHNEQGEPMKFIDALNGQLKKEFRENPNTFIWGQDMANKDKGGIFNVSKGMQQEFGKERVFNGPIAEDYILGTANGFSRFRKDIRVVVEGAEFADYFWPAMEQYLECSHDYWRSNGAFAPNVVIRLASGGYIGGGLYHSQNLEGNIAGIPGVRVVCPAFADDAAGLLRTAMHSEGPTLYLEPKALYNAKQAMAVVPENFEVPFGKARVRKEGSDLTVVTYGNTVHHCLEAAEKLSAEGYNVEVIDLRSLVPLDEQTVIDSIAKTNRCLVVHEDKVFGGFGGEIVAMINEKAFEHLDAPVHRVGSTFTPVGFNRILEKAILPNTDKVVEAMRKQLAY from the coding sequence ATGGCAAAGAAAGTAAAGCCAACTAAGCATTACACGCTTAAGAAAACGAGCAAAGATACTCTTCAAAATTGGTATGAGCTTCTTTCTCTTGGGCGCATGATTGACGATAGAGCGCCTAACTACCTTAAGCAGGCCATCGGTTGGTCATATCACGCACCATATGCTGGTCACGACGGAATTCAGCTAGCGATTGGACAAACATTTGAAAAAGAAACAGACCATCTGTTTCCATATTACAGAGATATGCTAACAGCTCTTGCTTCAGGTTTAAGCGCTGAAGAGCTTATTCTTAATGGGATCTCTAAAGCGACAGACCTCGCCTCAGGTGGGCGTCACATGTCTAACCACTTTGCTAAGCCTGAGTGGAATATTCACAACGTTTCTAGTTGTACAGGAAACCATCCTCTTCACGCTGTTGGTGTTGCTCGTGCTATGAATCGCTACGATCACAAGGGTGTAGCTTTCTCTTCTCAGGGAGAGTCATCAGTTTCTGAGGGATATGTTTACGAAGCAATTAACGGTGCTTCACGCGAGAAGCTTCCGGTTGTTTTCGTTTTCCAAGATAATGGATACGGGATCTCTGTTCCAAAGTGTGATCAAACGGCCAACGAATTTGTTGCTGATAACTTCATGGGATTTTTAAACCTTCACATTATTCACTGTGATGGAAAAGATATCTTCGATTCAATGAACGCTATGAAAACGGCCAGAGAAATTGCTCTTGAAAAGAGCGAGCCAGTTATCGTTCACGCTCATTGTGTTCGTATTGGTTCTCACTCTAACTCTGATAAGCACGAGTTATATAGAGACGAAAAAGAGAGAGAAGATGTTAAAAAACAAGATCCTCTCGTGGCATTTAGAAAGACACTTATCAAAGAAGGAATCTTCACAGAAGCTGAGCTTGATGAAATTGATGCTGCTAAAAAGAAAGAGCTTCTTGAAGCTCACACTCTAGCGATGAAAGCACCAAACCCAACTCCAGAGTCTATTTATGACTTTGTTTTTGCACCAGCTCACGAGCCACAAACTTATGTTGATGGAACTCACAATGAGCAGGGTGAGCCAATGAAGTTCATCGATGCTCTTAATGGACAACTTAAAAAAGAATTCCGTGAAAACCCAAATACATTTATCTGGGGTCAGGATATGGCCAACAAAGATAAAGGTGGGATTTTCAACGTTTCAAAGGGAATGCAACAAGAGTTTGGAAAAGAGCGTGTATTTAACGGGCCAATTGCTGAGGATTATATTCTTGGAACTGCAAATGGTTTCTCACGTTTTAGAAAAGACATTCGTGTTGTCGTTGAAGGTGCTGAGTTTGCTGACTATTTCTGGCCAGCAATGGAGCAATACCTTGAATGTTCTCATGATTACTGGAGATCAAATGGAGCTTTCGCTCCAAATGTTGTCATCAGATTAGCCTCTGGTGGATATATCGGTGGTGGACTTTACCACTCTCAAAACCTTGAAGGGAATATCGCTGGTATTCCTGGTGTTAGAGTTGTTTGTCCAGCTTTCGCAGACGATGCTGCAGGACTTTTAAGAACAGCTATGCACTCAGAGGGACCAACTCTTTACCTCGAGCCAAAAGCTCTCTACAACGCGAAACAGGCAATGGCCGTTGTTCCTGAGAACTTTGAAGTTCCATTTGGAAAAGCTCGCGTTAGAAAAGAGGGAAGTGATTTGACTGTTGTTACTTATGGAAATACTGTTCATCACTGTCTTGAAGCGGCCGAAAAACTTTCGGCAGAAGGTTATAATGTTGAAGTTATCGACCTTAGATCTCTTGTGCCTCTAGATGAGCAAACAGTTATCGATTCAATCGCTAAGACTAATCGTTGTCTTGTTGTTCACGAAGACAAGGTCTTTGGTGGATTCGGTGGTGAGATTGTCGCGATGATTAATGAAAAAGCATTTGAGCACCTCGATGCTCCTGTTCATCGTGTTGGTTCAACATTTACTCCTGTCGGATTCAATAGAATCCTTGAGAAGGCCATCCTTCCAAATACAGATAAAGTTGTTGAGGCCATGAGAAAGCAACTTGCCTACTAA
- the fbaA gene encoding class II fructose-bisphosphate aldolase — protein MPVASYEQYCQMLDKAANEGYAYPAINVTSTSTANAALKAFSDMKSDGIIQVSTGGGSFASGSAVKDEVLGAISIAQHVHLMAEKYDVCIALHTDHCHPEKVESFLIPLIEETEKRREKGLPNLFNSHMFDGSVLPTEENIKMSKELLERCAKSEIILEIETGVVGGEEDGVNNEDAPADKLYTTKEEMVEVAKVLRPIGKFMYAATFGNVHGVYKPGNVKLRPEILKDGQDAVEKEFGKEARHYLVFHGGSGSELSEIHETLGYGVIKMNIDTDTQYAYSRAVVDHMFKNYDAMLKIEGEVGNKKFYDPRAWMKQGEESMCDRIKQACSDLKSNGKSILA, from the coding sequence ATGCCAGTAGCATCGTACGAACAGTACTGCCAAATGCTCGATAAAGCGGCCAACGAAGGATACGCTTATCCAGCAATTAATGTCACTTCAACATCAACAGCTAACGCTGCCTTGAAGGCCTTTAGCGACATGAAGTCAGATGGAATCATTCAAGTTTCAACTGGCGGAGGATCATTTGCCTCTGGTAGCGCTGTAAAAGATGAAGTTCTTGGTGCTATATCTATTGCCCAACACGTTCACCTTATGGCCGAGAAATATGATGTTTGCATTGCCCTTCATACTGACCACTGCCACCCAGAAAAAGTAGAAAGTTTCCTTATTCCTCTGATCGAAGAAACAGAAAAAAGAAGAGAAAAGGGTCTCCCTAATCTTTTCAATTCACATATGTTTGATGGTTCAGTTCTTCCTACAGAAGAAAATATCAAAATGAGTAAAGAACTTCTTGAGAGATGTGCAAAAAGTGAAATCATTCTTGAAATCGAAACTGGTGTTGTTGGTGGAGAAGAAGATGGCGTTAACAATGAAGATGCCCCTGCTGATAAACTCTATACAACAAAAGAAGAGATGGTAGAAGTAGCAAAAGTTCTTCGCCCAATTGGAAAATTTATGTATGCGGCAACTTTTGGAAATGTTCACGGAGTTTACAAGCCTGGTAATGTTAAGCTTCGCCCAGAAATTCTAAAAGATGGACAAGATGCCGTTGAAAAAGAATTCGGTAAAGAGGCCAGACACTATCTAGTTTTCCACGGTGGCTCTGGAAGTGAACTAAGTGAGATCCATGAAACTCTTGGTTATGGTGTAATCAAAATGAATATTGATACAGATACTCAATATGCTTACTCGAGGGCCGTTGTTGATCATATGTTTAAAAACTACGATGCTATGCTAAAAATCGAAGGTGAAGTTGGAAATAAAAAATTCTACGATCCTAGAGCATGGATGAAACAAGGTGAAGAGTCGATGTGTGATCGAATCAAACAAGCTTGTTCTGATCTAAAATCAAATGGAAAATCAATCCTAGCTTAA